Part of the Labrenzia sp. PHM005 genome is shown below.
GGGTCGTGCAAGCTTAGCAACCGCCAAATGCAGAAAACAAAAAAGCCCGGCGCAGTGGCCGGGCTTTCGTGTTTCTCTATGCAGAGCGCTTATTCGCGGTTGCCGAACAGCTGCAGCAGCATTAGGAACAGGTTGATGAAGTCCAGGTAGAGGCGCAGGGCGCCCATGACAGACTTCTTGGTGGCAACTTCACCAGAGTCACCTTCGTAGTACATTTCCTTGATCTGCTGGGTGTCGTACGCCGTCAGGCCAGCAAACACCAGAACACCGATCACGGAGATGGCGAACTGCATCGCGGAGGAGGCCAGGAAGATGTTCACCAGGGACGCGATCACGATGCCGATCAGGCCCATGAATAGGAAAGAACCCCAAGCCGACAGGTCCTTTTTTGTGGTGTAGCCGAAGAGGCTCAGCGCACCGAAGGCAGCTGCGGAAATGAAGAACACGCGCGCGATCGAACCACCGGTGTAAATCATGAAGATCGAAGACAGCGAGATACCCATCATCGCGGAGTAGACCAGGAACATGGTCCGCGCGGCAGAGGCGCTCATGGACTGAATGCGGAAGGACAGCCACATCACCATTCCGAGCGGGGCCAGCATGACAACCCATTTCAACGGGCTGCCGAACAGGGCAGCGCCAAGCGGGGTCAGGCCGACAATGGCGCCAGCGTCGTTGGTGACAACTGACATCATGTAGGTGCCGATAGCAAAGAAGCCGGTCAGCGCTACGCCGAAGGTCATGTAGTTGTAAACGCCCAGCATATAGGCGCGCAGGCCCTGGTCTATGCCGGCCTCGGCACGTGCGCCGGCAACCGAGTAGGCGCCTTGAGATTGACGGTCAAAGGTCGACATGGTCGTGAGTTTCCCCTTTATTCATATTATGCGCATGATATTCCGCATGCAGCACAGCTCCCTCAACATATGGGAGAATACGGATCTTAGCACAAGATTGATTTCGTGAAAAAATCGTAATCTTTCTACGCCAGTCCGTATTTCCGCACCGTATGATTAAGAGAGTGCCTTATTTCATTTCTTTTAGGCGGGATTCGATCTGACGGTCACAAGTGCCCTGTTGCCAGCGGAAGATCTCTTCTGCCTTGAAATCCATCACTTCTTTTGTTGTGTCGCGCATGACTTCCGGTGTTACACCGTCCTGAAACCATTGCAGGACACCATAATCCCCACCAGCATCGGTGAAGAAGGCCAGTGGTTTGCCATTTTCCATAATGCCAACCCGGCCAACACGAACGTCCTCGACGGTCACGTCACGGGACTTGCCGTCGATTGTGAGTTTGGATTTCGAAACGCGCAGTTTTTTGCCAGCTGACTGCGGTGTGCCAACCCAGCCGCCGCCTTTCAAGCGGTTGCCCTTGTTTTCCACGGACAGACAGGAGTTTTTATAGTTCGGGATAGACAAGCGTTTTGCTGAGACTTCAATCGCGTCTTTGCCCTTTTCCGAGATGGTATATTTCATCTCGTGTTCGCCGGTCCGGTAGACACGGATTCCAACGGGTGTGAAACCGTTATCACCAATGCTACGGGTGAAAAAATCGAACTGGTTGGCATCATTGGTGCCAGCCCGGCGGTAAAGCCAGCGCTTTGGCAGACCATTTTCGAACACCAGCCAATCACTGACGACCAGGCCGCGGGCGCCCTCAGGCGTATTCAGCTGCCAGACACCGGTGTGAAACGGGCTCTCAGCCTGGGCAGCAGGTGCAGCCATTAGCAGAGATGCGGCAGCAAGCGCAGCGGCGGCAGTGGTCTTGAACAACGAACTCAAATGATTGACCGGCATATTGGTAAGCCCTCCCAGAAAAAAGACAGCTAATCGGATAGCCAAGATAGGCCGGACGCGCAAGGCTCATCGATCGTGAGCAAGCGCCTCCGTCTAGAGAATTTCATGAATTTTTTCTGACGGTTAACAATTATACCGCCAGTTCTAAAGATTCCTAAGGACAGGAGCTGGTTTCTCGCCAAGAACGCGCCATGTGCCGATCAGGCCAAATCCGACGGTCAAAACCAGCGCGATCAGGGCTGCGCTGAAGGCTGTGACCGGCAGCAGTGTGAACGAGCCGCCCATGATCCCGGTAATCACATACCAAGCAGCGACCCCGCCCGCCAGAACCGCAAAGACAGCCGTTACAAAGCCCAAAATTGCATATTCCAGTCCGTAAGCAACGATCAGCCGTGTCCGGGTCGCACCGATGGTTTTGAGGATCACAGCATCATAGATGCGGCTGCGGTGACCAGCTGCCAATGCGCCAGCAAGTACCAGGATGCTCGAGATCAATGTGATCGAAGAGGCACCGCGTATGGCCCAGGCGAGCTGCGCGACCAGATTGTTCACCTGAGTGATGGCATCCTTCACCCGGACGGTCGTGACAGTCGGGTAGGCATTGGACACGGTTTTCAAGAGCGCCAGCTCTGTTTCGGCCGGTACAGCGTCTTCCCAGCCCAGCGTCATCAGGTGAGAATGCGGCGCGCCGGCAAACGTATTCGGCGAGAACACCATGACGAAGTTGATGCCAAGCGATTGCCATTCGACATCCCGGAGATTGGCGATCGTGGCCGAGATCTCCCGTCCCAGAACGTTGACGGTAATGGTGTCTCCGATTTTCAGGCCGAGTTCCATGGCCGCTTCCGCATCAAAGGACAAGAGCGGCGGGCCTGCATAATCCTGTGGCCACCACTCGCCTTCGGCCAGCTTGGAATTGGCCGGCAGTTGGGCCTCGTACGTGATGCCGCGGTCGCCACGCAAAACCCAATCTGAGCCTTCTTGTGCGGGAACAAATTCACTGCTGGCAATGCCGTTCAAAGTGGTGATGCGGCCTCGCAGCATCGGAACACTTTGGATTTCAGCGCCTGTTGTTTCGGTTTGTAAAAGAGTGTCAAACGCGTCCCGTTCGTGGCTCTGAATGTCGACAAAAAAGAAGCTGGGTGCCTGACCGGCGATGGTTGCCGTGAGTTCCCGGCGCAGATTGCCGTCAATCAACGTTAGGGCGACGAGCAATGACAAGCCGAGGCCGAGAGACAGCACAACTGACGGCGTCAGGGCTCCGGGCCGGTGAATATTGGCAATCGCTAGGCGTAACTCTGTCGAGCGAACCTGTGGCAGCCGTTTGGCCAGCGCCATGATCGCTCGCGCAACGGCGACCAGCAGGATAAACGCACCGGCAGACGCGGCGATGTAGATCGTTGCAATCCGCTGGTCATGAGCCAGGAAAATGGCAATGGCGGCAAGCGTGAGCACGGTTACAGCGGTGGCCGACAAATAGCGTTTGCGCGGCCACTTGTTTCCGCCGGTGACAATGTCCCGGAAGAGGGCTGTCGGCGGGACATCATGTGCGCGTCCGAGCGGCCAGAGGGCAAAGGCCAGAGCTGTCAGAAGGCCGTAGATCAGCCCAAGCGCGAGTTCGCCGGGATAGATCGACACCGCCAATTTGACAGGCAGCACGTTCGCAAGAGCAGCCCCTGCTGCAAACGGGATGATGGCACCGACCACAAGGCCAATCCCAATTCCGATCAGGGCCAGGATCAGCATTTGGACCAGATAGACCTGGAAGACAAACCCGCCGGTGGCGCCAAGGCATTTGAAGCTGGCTATGACCTCCCGTTTGGTTTCCAGAAACGCCCGGACGGCATTTGCAACACCAACACCGCCGACGACAAGGGCGGTCAAGCCGACCAAGGTCAGAAATTGAGCGAACCGGTCGATGCTACGCTGAAGCCCGGGCGAGGCATTGGCCCGCGAGCGAACCCGCCAGCCGGCATCGGATTGAGTTTGTTCGGCGTCTTCGACAATCTGCCGAAGGGCATTGATGCTCGGGGCCGGATCCATGCGCACGCGGTAATGCCAGCGCACAAGGCTGCCGGGCTGGACCAGATCCGTCGCTTCAATTGCTGCGGTAGAGATCATCAGGCGTGGACCGAAGTCCATGCCGCCGGCAAGTTTGTCCGGTTCACTGTCGATGACATCGGTGATTGTGACCGTGGAACGGCCGAGTTCGAGTGTATCGCCAACCTCTAGGTCGAGCCGGGCCAGAAGCGCCAATTCCGCAACGGCGCCCCAAGTCCCACCCTTTTGCGACAAGGCATCTTGTAAGGATTGTCCGGATTGCAATTCGAGGGCGCCATAGAGCGGATAAACGTCATCAACTGCCTTTAACTCGACCAGAGTTTGATCGGCGTTATCCGGGCGCCGGGCCATGGCCCGTAAAGTTGCCACTTCCGAGATGGAGCCAAGGCTGTTGATGTAGGCGCGTTCGTCGTCATTTACTTGACGGTGCACCAGCCGGAAAGAGAGATCGCCACCGAGAATAGCCTGGCCTTCCTGGGAAATCCCTTCTGTCAAGGCCCGGGAGACGGAGGTAACGCCGGAAATTGCCGCAACACCAAGCGCTATACAGGCGATGAAGATGTAAAAGCCTTTTAGTCCGCCGCGCAATTCACGCAGGGCGAAACGAAGGGCCAGTGAAAAGGTCTGATTGCCGCGGCTGGCCGGTCCGGAAACAAACCCGCTCATGCGGACACCTGTTCTTGTGTGTGCGGAAGATCGGCTGAGTGTTCTTCGATTTCGCCGGACCGGACGCGGATCACCCGGTCGCACTTTTCAGCCAGCGCTTGATCGTGGGTCACCAGAACAAGGGTGGTATTGCGCTTGCGCTGGGCTTCAAACATCAATTCCACGATTTGGGTGCCCGTGGATTCATCCAGGTTGCCGGTCGGTTCGTCCGCGATCAAAATCTGCGGTTCGACGACAAGTGCCCTGGCAACAGCAACCCTCTGCTGTTCGCCACCGGACATTTGTGCCGGATAGTGATGCAGCCGATGGCCAAGTCCGACAGCGTCGAGTTCGGCCTTTGCCTTGGCGAATGCTTCTGAGTCTCCCGCCAGCTCTAATGGAACGGCAACATTTTCAAGTGCCGTCATGTTGGGAACCAAATGGAAAGACTGGAAAATAATGCCGACATTGCGGCCGCGGAACCTTGCCAGCTGGTCTTCCGACAATCCGCCCAGTTCCGAATTGGCGACTTGAACAGAGCCTTCGTCCGCACGCTCCAGCCCCGCCATTACCATCAACAGAGTTGATTTACCGGACCCGGATGGCCCCACCAGACCCACGGAGGTGCTTTGATCGATCTCCAGATCAATTCCTTTGAGAATATGGACCCGGCCAGCTCCTTCGCCGAGGGTCAGGTGGACATTTTTCAAAGCAATTGCTGGTGCAGTTGTCATGTTTGGGCCTTTATAACGGTCATATGCTGGCCGTTTTGGCCGTCACATGCCCTCGACAAGTGGTCACTTTGCGACCATATGGGCCTGATGTCGCACGTCTTCCAGTCAGGAAAGTGTAATAGAGTGTATCGATTCTTTCTGTATTTGATGATGCCCCTGGTTTTCGTTGCCGCAGGCCCGGCGAAAGCTGCTGATCTCAAGCTGGTGGTTCTGGGCGATAGCCTGTCGGCCGGATATCAACTCTCGGCAGGCGATGGCTTTCCGGAACAATTACAGCGTGCCCTTGATCAGCGCGGCCATTCCGTCGAAGTCGTCAATGCCGGCGTTTCTGGAGACACATCTTCCGGGGGACTTTCGCGCCTCGACTGGTCGGTCGGTAATGATACCGACGCGGTGATCGTTGAATTGGGCGCCAATGACGCGCTTCGGGGTATCCAGCCCGAGGTTACCCGAAAAAACATTCAAGACATCGTCACGCGTCTCAAAGACAAAAAGATTGCTGTGCTTCTGGCCGGAATGCTGGCGCCACGAAATCTTGGTGATGCTTATGCGCAAGCCTTTGATTCCATCTATCCAGATGTGTCAAAAGAGCAGGGAGCTCTGCTTTATCCCTTTTTTCTAGATGGGGTCGCGCTCAATCCAGACCTCAATTTAGCGGACGGTATGCACCCGAATGCAAAGGGTGTTGCGGTCATCGTTGAAAACATCTTGCCTATGGTCGAAGAGCTGCTCTTGGAGGCAGGAAAGTCCTAAAGCGCCTGCCGCTTTTCGCCCAACAGACGAAATACAAAAGGAAAACCTGCATGGAAATGCGCACGCTCGGCCGCACGGATATCAAAGTCAGTGCTTTGTGCCTTGGTACAATGACGTTCGGTGAACAAAACACCGAGGCCGAAGGGCACGCCCAAATGGATTATGCGCTGGAAAAGGGCGTCAACTTCTTTGATACGGCAGAGCTCTATGCGATCCCGCCGAAAAAGGAAACGCGCGGGCGAACTGAACGCATCATCGGAACCTGGTTCAAAAAGACCGGCAACCGCGACAAGGTTGTCCTGGCGACCAAAGTGGTTGGCCGGACTGGTATGGATTGGTTCCGGGGGCACGGCAAGGGCGCCAGTCTCATCCGCGAAGAAATCGAATTTGCCGTCGACCGCAGCCTCAAAAGCCTTCAGACCGACTACATCGATCTCTATCAGATCCACTGGCCGGACCGGAACATGAGCAATTTCGGCGCAAATCCGACCCGCTGGGCCGCTCCGGATCGGGTGGAAGGTGAAAACAGTATTGAAAGCACGCTGGAAGTCATGGCGGATCTGGTGAAGAGCGGCAAGGTGCGCCAGATCGGTATTTCCAATGAGAGTTCCTGGGGCACGATGCGTTATGTCGCGGCATCCGAACATCTCGGCCTGCCACGGGTCGCTTCCATCCAGAACACCTACAACCTGGTGAACCGGACGTTTGAGACCGGACTGGCGGAGATTGCAGACCGCGAGGACGTCGGCCTTCTGGGCTATTCTGCGTTGGCGCAAGGGTATCTGAGCGGAAAATACAGAGGGGGTGCGTTGCCGGCTGGCTCTCGCAAATGCCTGTTCGACCGCTTGCAGCGTTATGAGCATCCAAGGGCGCTGGCAGCTTATGATGCTTATTTCGACTTGGCCAAGGAGGCGGGTCTTGATCCGGCTCAGATGGCGATTGCATTTGCCAAGTCGCGGGACTTCATGACCTCGGTCATTCTGGGCGCAACCCGGATGGAGCAGCTGGAAACGGACATTGGTGCGGCCGATGTGACACTTAGCAGCGATGTTTTGGAAAAGATCGACGCCATTCACCAGGAATTTGGCAATCCGGCGCCATAGACGCGGCGGTTCTGATCCAGAGAATCAAAACGAAACCAGTTCAGGCCGGACAGACATCTCTGTCCGGCCTTTTTTGTCTCTCCACATAAATACCGGTTAAAATCCAATATCTTGGTTTTTTGTCTTGCGAATTTCATGAAGTTGATTCCTCAT
Proteins encoded:
- a CDS encoding ABC transporter permease — its product is MSGFVSGPASRGNQTFSLALRFALRELRGGLKGFYIFIACIALGVAAISGVTSVSRALTEGISQEGQAILGGDLSFRLVHRQVNDDERAYINSLGSISEVATLRAMARRPDNADQTLVELKAVDDVYPLYGALELQSGQSLQDALSQKGGTWGAVAELALLARLDLEVGDTLELGRSTVTITDVIDSEPDKLAGGMDFGPRLMISTAAIEATDLVQPGSLVRWHYRVRMDPAPSINALRQIVEDAEQTQSDAGWRVRSRANASPGLQRSIDRFAQFLTLVGLTALVVGGVGVANAVRAFLETKREVIASFKCLGATGGFVFQVYLVQMLILALIGIGIGLVVGAIIPFAAGAALANVLPVKLAVSIYPGELALGLIYGLLTALAFALWPLGRAHDVPPTALFRDIVTGGNKWPRKRYLSATAVTVLTLAAIAIFLAHDQRIATIYIAASAGAFILLVAVARAIMALAKRLPQVRSTELRLAIANIHRPGALTPSVVLSLGLGLSLLVALTLIDGNLRRELTATIAGQAPSFFFVDIQSHERDAFDTLLQTETTGAEIQSVPMLRGRITTLNGIASSEFVPAQEGSDWVLRGDRGITYEAQLPANSKLAEGEWWPQDYAGPPLLSFDAEAAMELGLKIGDTITVNVLGREISATIANLRDVEWQSLGINFVMVFSPNTFAGAPHSHLMTLGWEDAVPAETELALLKTVSNAYPTVTTVRVKDAITQVNNLVAQLAWAIRGASSITLISSILVLAGALAAGHRSRIYDAVILKTIGATRTRLIVAYGLEYAILGFVTAVFAVLAGGVAAWYVITGIMGGSFTLLPVTAFSAALIALVLTVGFGLIGTWRVLGEKPAPVLRNL
- a CDS encoding aldo/keto reductase is translated as MEMRTLGRTDIKVSALCLGTMTFGEQNTEAEGHAQMDYALEKGVNFFDTAELYAIPPKKETRGRTERIIGTWFKKTGNRDKVVLATKVVGRTGMDWFRGHGKGASLIREEIEFAVDRSLKSLQTDYIDLYQIHWPDRNMSNFGANPTRWAAPDRVEGENSIESTLEVMADLVKSGKVRQIGISNESSWGTMRYVAASEHLGLPRVASIQNTYNLVNRTFETGLAEIADREDVGLLGYSALAQGYLSGKYRGGALPAGSRKCLFDRLQRYEHPRALAAYDAYFDLAKEAGLDPAQMAIAFAKSRDFMTSVILGATRMEQLETDIGAADVTLSSDVLEKIDAIHQEFGNPAP
- a CDS encoding arylesterase — protein: MMPLVFVAAGPAKAADLKLVVLGDSLSAGYQLSAGDGFPEQLQRALDQRGHSVEVVNAGVSGDTSSGGLSRLDWSVGNDTDAVIVELGANDALRGIQPEVTRKNIQDIVTRLKDKKIAVLLAGMLAPRNLGDAYAQAFDSIYPDVSKEQGALLYPFFLDGVALNPDLNLADGMHPNAKGVAVIVENILPMVEELLLEAGKS
- a CDS encoding ABC transporter ATP-binding protein, encoding MTTAPAIALKNVHLTLGEGAGRVHILKGIDLEIDQSTSVGLVGPSGSGKSTLLMVMAGLERADEGSVQVANSELGGLSEDQLARFRGRNVGIIFQSFHLVPNMTALENVAVPLELAGDSEAFAKAKAELDAVGLGHRLHHYPAQMSGGEQQRVAVARALVVEPQILIADEPTGNLDESTGTQIVELMFEAQRKRNTTLVLVTHDQALAEKCDRVIRVRSGEIEEHSADLPHTQEQVSA
- a CDS encoding Bax inhibitor-1/YccA family protein produces the protein MSTFDRQSQGAYSVAGARAEAGIDQGLRAYMLGVYNYMTFGVALTGFFAIGTYMMSVVTNDAGAIVGLTPLGAALFGSPLKWVVMLAPLGMVMWLSFRIQSMSASAARTMFLVYSAMMGISLSSIFMIYTGGSIARVFFISAAAFGALSLFGYTTKKDLSAWGSFLFMGLIGIVIASLVNIFLASSAMQFAISVIGVLVFAGLTAYDTQQIKEMYYEGDSGEVATKKSVMGALRLYLDFINLFLMLLQLFGNRE